A window from Kluyveromyces lactis strain NRRL Y-1140 chromosome E complete sequence encodes these proteins:
- the DUR12 gene encoding bifunctional urea carboxylase/allophanate hydrolase (highly similar to uniprot|P32528 Saccharomyces cerevisiae YBR208C DUR1 2 Urea amidolyase contains both urea carboxylase and allophanate hydrolase activities degrades urea to CO2 and NH3 expression sensitive to nitrogen catabolite repression and induced by allophanate an intermediate in allantoin degradation), with product MESTLGWSVQDWLSFHSKSTPTKSLELLENLLKSQKPAPEDPAWISLIPVEDLHHQWNILQSKSNKEELPLYGVPIAVKDNIDYKGLPTTAACPSYLYQPTRDSYVVELLRDAGAVVIGKTNLDQFATGLVGTRSPYGKTPCVFNDKYVSGGSSAGSASVVGRGIVPLSLGTDTAGSGRVPAALNNLIGLKPTKGAFSCRGVVPACKSLDCVSVFALNLSDAEIAFKVMNKPDLLEDEYSREFPKNPISQYPKDLTIAIPKEVPWFGETENPKLYTKAVASLKNTGAKIVVVDFEPLLELARCLYEGAWVAERYCATRDFLATNPPESSLDETVVNIIKGAVKFDAADAFKFEYKRQGILQKVNLLLKDIDVLCVPTCPLNPKLEEVAQEPVLVNSRQGTWTNFVNLADLAALAVPSGFRSDGLPNGITLIGKKFSDYALLDLAKRFFSVAFPNNSRTYGKFVDRRITVEDELDGPSKDTLNGVKLAVVGAHLKGLPLHWQLQKCNATYLSSPKTSNNYKLYALPKVGPVLKPGLRRVNDGTGSQIQLEVYSVPYDRFGDFIAMVPEPLGIGSVELESGEWVKSFICEEFGYTQQGTVDITKFGGFKPYIEHIQVTEAQKKKPFETVLIANRGEIAVRIMKTLKRMGIKSVAVYSDPDKYSQHVTDADFSVALHGRTAAETYLDIDKIINAAKKTGAQAIIPGYGFLSENADFSDRCSQENIVFVGPSGDAIRKLGLKHSAREIAERAKVPLVPGSGLIKDAKEAKEVAKKLEYPVMVKSTAGGGGIGLQKVDSEDDIERVFETVQHQGKSYFGDAGVFMERFVNNARHVEIQMMGDGFGKAIAIGERDCSLQRRNQKVIEETPAPNLPEATRAKMRAASERLGSLLKYKCAGTVEFIYDEQRDEFYFLEVNARLQVEHPITEMVTGLDLVEWMLRIAANDSPDFDNTKIEVSGASIEARLYAENPVKDFRPSPGQLTSVSFPSWARVDTWVKKGTNVSAEYDPTLAKIIVHGKDRNDAIMKLNQALNETAVYGCITNIDYLRSIASSKMFKEAKVATKVLDSFDYKPCAFEVLAPGANTSVQDYPGRTGYWRIGVPPSGPMDSYSFRLANRVVGNNSKSPALEITLNGPKLLFHTETVIAVSGGTVSCTLNDAQIAQNEPIEVKRGDILSVGKVTVGCRAYLSIRGGIDVPEYLGSRSTFAMGNMGGYNGRILKLGDVLFLNQPELSVSSLPAPDFEPQAAPKSLLPTLSTNKDWKIGVTCGPHGSIDLFKEEYIEQFFNDKWKVHYNSNRFGVRLIGPKPKWARSDGGEAGLHPSNAHDYVYSLGAINFTGDEPVIITCDGPSLGGFVCQAVVAEAELWKVGQLTPGDTIQFVPLSYGVARQLKESQDKSIDNFEEGSLLELSDDKILPKYENPILAVLPKKSDLSPKVTYRQAGDRYILVEYGELEFDLNICYRINRLIHQVERHQTVGIVEMSQGVRSVLIEFDGSKINQKALLKCLIAYESEIQFDKNWNVKSKIFKLPMAFEDSKTLDCVTRYRETIRSEAPWLPNNVDFIADVNDIDRNDVKNMLYSAKFMVLGLGDVFLGSPCAVPLDPRHRYLGTKYNPSRTYTARGVVGIGGMYMCIYNAEGSPGGYQLVGRTITAWDKLVIGDHPIDHPWLLTPFDQVEFYPVTEEELEVIIEDNDNGKFKIDVEESIFDHKEYLAWINENIDSIVAFQEAQGGEKADEFARLIQVANAELKKSGDDKPQDVEEYPDDAELLYSEYTGRFWKPVAAVGDHVEAGDGVIIIEAMKTEMVVGATKSGKVYKILHKNGDMVEAGDLVAVIV from the coding sequence ATGGAGTCCACTTTAGGTTGGTCAGTCCAAGATTGGTTGAGTTTCCATTCCAAATCAACCCCAACTAAGTCATTAGAATTGCTTGAAAACTTGTTGAAGTCCCAAAAGCCAGCACCAGAGGACCCTGCttggatttctttaatCCCTGTGGAagatcttcatcatcaatggAATATCTTACAGTCAAAAtccaacaaagaagaattaccTCTTTATGGTGTTCCAATTGCGGTGAAGGATAACATCGATTACAAAGGATTACCTACTACTGCAGCTTGTCCTTCATATTTATATCAACCAACAAGAGATTCATATGTAGTCGAATTGTTGAGGGATGCAGGTGCCGTCGTGATAGGTAAGACCaatttggatcaattcGCTACTGGTTTAGTTGGTACCAGGTCACCATATGGCAAAACACCATGTGTTTTCAACGATAAATACGTAAGTGGTGGATCATCTGCCGGATCTGCTTCTGTTGTTGGCCGTGGTATAGTGCCATTATCTTTAGGTACTGATACTGCAGGCTCCGGTAGAGTACCAGCTgcattgaacaatttgatCGGTTTGAAACCTACTAAAGGTGCTTTCTCTTGTAGAGGTGTGGTACCAGCCTGTAAATCTTTAGACTGTGTTTCAGTGTTTGCATTGAATTTGAGCGATGCAGAAATTGCATTCAAAGTTATGAACAAACCAGATTTACTAGAAGATGAGTACTCAAGAGAATTCCCTAAGAATCCTATTTCTCAATACCCAAAGGATTTGACAATTGCAATTCCAAAAGAGGTACCTTGGTTTGGTGAAACAGAGAATCCAAAATTATACACCAAGGCTGTGGCAAGTCTGAAAAATACTGGTGCTAAGATCGTGGTAGTCGATTTTGAACCACTATTGGAACTAGCACGTTGTCTATACGAAGGTGCATGGGTAGCAGAACGTTACTGTGCTACTAGGGATTTCTTAGCCACTAATCCACCAGAATCATCACTTGATGAAACTGTCGtgaatatcatcaaagGTGCAGTGAAATTCGATGCCGCTGATgcattcaaatttgaatacAAGAGACAAGGTATCTTACAAAAAGTTAATTTATTATTGAAAGACATTGATGTTTTATGTGTTCCGACCTGTCCGTTGAATCCCAAACTAGAAGAAGTTGCACAAGAACCCGTACTTGTGAATTCAAGACAGGGTACATGGACAAATTTCGTCAACCTAGCAGACCTAGCTGCTTTAGCAGTTCCTTCTGGTTTCAGATCAGATGGTTTACCAAATGGTATCACTTTGATAGGTAAAAAGTTCTCGGACTATGCTCTTTTAGATTTGGCTAAGAGGTTCTTCTCAGTTGCATTCCCTAATAACTCAAGAACGTATGGTAAGTTTGTCGATAGAAGAATTACcgttgaagatgaattaGATGGTCCTTCTAAAGATACTTTGAATGGTGTCAAACTAGCAGTCGTTGGCGCACACTTGAAAGGCCTGCCATTGCACTGGCAATTACAAAAGTGCAACGCAACATACCTCTCATCTCcgaaaacttcaaataaCTACAAATTATATGCCTTGCCAAAAGTTGGACCTGTTCTAAAACCAGGTCTTAGACGAGTCAACGATGGAACAGGATCACAAATTCAACTTGAAGTTTATTCTGTACCATATGATAGATTTGGAGATTTTATTGCCATGGTACCTGAACCTTTGGGTATTGGTTCTGTCGAACTAGAATCAGGTGAATGGGTAAAATCCTTCATATGCGAGGAGTTCGGTTACACTCAACAAGGAACAGTTGATATCACAAAGTTCGGCGGATTCAAACCATACATTGAGCATATTCAGGTAACTGAAgctcaaaagaagaaaccattCGAAACTGTTTTGATCGCCAACAGAGGAGAAATTGCAGTTCGTATCATGAAAACCCTAAAAAGGATGGGTATTAAATCGGTGGCGGTTTACTCTGACCCTGATAAATACTCGCAACATGTTACTGATGCAGATTTTTCTGTGGCACTGCATGGTAGAACAGCAGCAGAAACATATTTGGATATTGATAAGATCATCAACGCCGCAAAGAAGACTGGCGCACAAGCTATCATTCCTGGTTATGGATTCCTATCTGAAAATGCTGATTTCTCGGATAGATGTAGTCAAGAGAACATTGTGTTTGTAGGACCTTCTGGTGATGCCATTAGGAAACTTGGTTTGAAGCATTCTGCCAGAGAAATTGCCGAACGCGCTAAAGTGCCTTTGGTTCCTGGATCTGGCCTTATCAAGGATGCAAAGGAAGCCAAAGAAGTCGCCAAAAAACTAGAATACCCTGTTATGGTAAAATCTACCGcaggtggtggtggtatcGGTTTACAAAAGGTTGATAGTGAGGATGACATCGAACGGGTATTTGAGACTGTCCAACACCAAGGTAAATCATATTTCGGTGACGCTGGTGTTTTCATGGAACGTTTTGTGAACAATGCAAGACACGTTGAAATCCAGATGATGGGGGATGGTTTTGGTAAGGCCATTGCAATTGGGGAACGTGACTGTTCTTTACAGCGTCGTAATCAAAAAGTCATTGAAGAGACTCCCGCACCAAATTTACCTGAAGCAACCAGAGCTAAAATGAGAGCGGCCTCGGAACGTTTAGGATCTCTATTAAAGTATAAATGTGCTGGTACCGTCGAGTTTATTTATGATGAACAACGAGATGAATTTTACTTCCTAGAAGTGAACGCCAGATTACAGGTCGAGCATCCGATTACCGAAATGGTGACCGGCTTAGATTTGGTGGAATGGATGTTGAGAATAGCAGCAAATGACTCTCCAGATTTTGATAATACCAAGATCGAGGTTTCAGGTGCATCAATTGAAGCTCGTCTATATGCTGAAAATCCAGTAAAAGATTTTAGACCATCTCCTGGTCAATTGACTTCTGTCTCATTTCCATCATGGGCAAGAGTTGACACTTGGGTAAAGAAAGGTACTAATGTGTCAGCCGAATATGATCCAACACTAGCTAAGATTATTGTTCACGGGAAGGACCGTAACGATGCCATCATGAAGTTAAATCAAGCTTTAAATGAAACTGCTGTTTACGGATGTATTACGAATATCGATTACTTGAGATCTATTGCATCGtcaaaaatgttcaaagaagcaaagGTTGCTACGAAGGTTTTGGATTCTTTTGATTATAAGCCATGCGCATTTGAAGTGTTGGCACCTGGTGCGAACACTTCTGTTCAGGATTATCCAGGGAGAACAGGATACTGGAGAATCGGTGTTCCTCCATCAGGTCCAATGGATTCTTATTCTTTTAGATTGGCTAATAGGGTTGTTGGCAATAACTCAAAATCCCCTGCTCTTGAAATCACTTTGAATGGTCCAAAGCTATTATTCCACACGGAAACTGTGATTGCCGTATCTGGTGGTACTGTCTCTTGTACATTAAACGACGCTCAAATTGCACAGAATGAACCAATAGAAGTTAAACGCGGTGATATTTTGTCAGTTGGAAAAGTCACTGTGGGATGCAGAGCGTATTTGTCAATAAGAGGAGGGATTGATGTTCCTGAATATCTTGGCTCAAGATCAACGTTTGCAATGGGAAACATGGGAGGTTACAATGGAAGAATTTTGAAACTAGGTGACGTTCTATTCTTAAACCAACCAGAGTTATCTGTTTCCTCATTACCAGCTCCCGATTTCGAACCGCAAGCAGCTCCGAAGTCATTATTGCCAACGCTTTCGACGAATAAAGACTGGAAAATTGGTGTCACATGTGGTCCTCATGGATCCATTGaccttttcaaagaagaatacatTGAGCAATTCTTTAACGACAAATGGAAAGTTCATTATAACTCCAACAGATTTGGTGTCAGATTAATTGGGCCTAAACCTAAATGGGCAAGATCGGATGGTGGTGAAGCAGGTTTACATCCATCTAACGCGCATGATTATGTGTATTCTTTAGGTGCGATCAATTTTACTGGTGACGAACCTGTTATTATTACTTGTGATGGACCGTCATTAGGAGGGTTTGTGTGTCAAGCCGTTGTGGCTGAAGCTGAACTGTGGAAAGTTGGTCAACTGACTCCAGGTGATACTATTCAGTTTGTACCACTTTCCTATGGCGTTGCAAGGCAGTTAAAAGAGTCACAAGACAAGTCCATTGacaattttgaagaaggatcTTTACTTGAATTATCTGATGACAAGATCCTACCAAAGTATGAAAATCCTATCTTGGCTGTTTTACCTAAGAAGAGCGACCTTTCACCTAAAGTTACTTATCGTCAAGCTGGTGACAGATATATTTTAGTGGAATACGGtgaattggaatttgaCTTGAATATTTGTTACAGGATCAATCGTTTGATTCATCAAGTTGAAAGACACCAGACAGTCGGTATTGTTGAAATGTCACAGGGTGTAAGATCTGTTTTGATCGAGTTTGATGGCTCCAAAATAAATCAAAAGGCGTTATTGAAGTGCTTGATTGCTTATGAATCAGaaattcaatttgataagaaCTGGAACgtgaaatcaaagatatTCAAGTTGCCTATGGCGTTCGAGGACTCTAAAACTTTGGACTGTGTAACTCGTTACAGAGAGACTATTCGTTCTGAGGCACCATGGTTACCAAATAATGTTGATTTCATTGCTGATGTCAATGATATTGACAGAAACGATGTTAAGAACATGCTCTACTCTGCAAAATTCATGGTTTTGGGATTGGGAGATGTGTTTTTGGGTTCGCCATGTGCAGTTCCATTGGACCCTCGTCACAGATATCTTGGTACGAAATACAATCCATCGAGAACTTATACCGCTAGAGGTGTCGTGGGGATTGGTGGGATGTATATGTGTATCTATAACGCTGAAGGCTCCCCAGGTGGTTACCAGTTGGTAGGTAGAACAATAACTGCCTGGGATAAACTAGTTATCGGCGATCATCCTATTGACCATCCATGGCTCTTGACTCCATTTGATCAAGTCGAATTCTATCCGGTAACGGAGGAAGAACTTGAAGTAATTATCGAAGATAACGATAATGGGAAATTCAAAAtagatgttgaagaatcCATTTTTGATCACAAGGAATATTTAGCCTGGATAAATGAAAACATCGATTCTATCGTTGCATTCCAAGAAGCTCAAGGCGGCGAAAAGGCAGATGAATTCGCTAGATTGATTCAAGTTGCTAATgctgaattgaaaaaaagtgGCGATGACAAACCtcaagatgttgaagaatatcCTGATGATGCCGAATTGCTATATTCTGAATATACAGGTAGGTTCTGGAAACCAGTGGCAGCAGTTGGTGATCATGTAGAGGCAGGAGACGGTGTCATTATAATTGAAGCAATGAAAACTGAAATGGTTGTCGGTGCTACTAAATCTGGTAAAGTCTACAAGATCCTTCACAAGAACGGTGACATGGTTGAAGCCGGTGACCTTGTTGCAGTGATTGTCTAA
- a CDS encoding uncharacterized protein (weakly similar to uniprot|P28496 Saccharomyces cerevisiae YKL008C LAC1 Ceramide synthase component involved in synthesis of ceramide from C26(acyl)-coenzyme A and dihydrosphingosine or phytosphingosine functionally equivalent to Lag1p and similar to YHL003C uniprot|P38703 Saccharomyces cerevisiae YHL003C LAG1 Ceramide synthase component involved in synthesis of ceramide from C26(acyl)-coenzyme A and dihydrosphingosine or phytosphingosine functionally equivalent to Lac1p), producing the protein MSSELRQRHSSGSAAPSLTEHRFDEKKQARSRSRTGSSSKHHFKPVSKVDRYSVLLSSILLSLLFVGNSFYPEYTKKFVNLQYEYPDNPGKYDIGIDDGYVILTFIVVFCLVRSFLLEFVLKPVGRNRFHMRSVKSLQRFGEQGWSMIYYLFSWIFGFYLYYHSPYYFNIDHIYSGWPHDQLSGLFKTYYLFQIASWFHQIIVLNVEERRKDFWQMFAHHIITVALTTGSYYYYFTRIGNVILILMDIVDVLLSFAKMLKYCGYSTLCDYMFVVFLFWWVMLRHVVYNYLTYQTWLRAKNLMADGECIAGLAQKRCWTPTVVNIFLALLGGLQVITCIWMYLILKVLVKVIKGIGAEDVRSDEEDENSD; encoded by the coding sequence ATGTCTTCTGAATTGAGGCAAAGACATTCTTCTGGGAGTGCAGCTCCGTCATTGACGGAGCATCGTTTTGATGAGAAAAAGCAAGCTCGTTCACGTTCTAGGACAGGTTCTAGTTCCAAGCACCACTTCAAGCCAGTTTCCAAAGTGGATCGATATTCTGTGCTGTTGTCCTCGATTCTTTTGTCGCTTTTGTTTGTTGGGAACTCGTTTTATCCGGAGTACACTAAGAAGTTTGTTAATCTACAGTATGAATATCCTGATAATCCTGGGAAGTATGATATTGGAATAGACGATGGCTACGTTATCTTAACTTTCATTGTTGTGTTCTGTTTGGTGAGATCGTTCTTGTTGGAGTTTGTTTTGAAACCAGTGGGTAGAAATAGATTTCACATGAGATCTGTAAAAtctcttcaaagattcGGAGAGCAAGGGTGGTCCATGATTTACTATTTGTTTTCATGGATATTTGGATTCTATCTGTATTATCATTCTCCATATTACTTCAACATCGATCATATTTATAGCGGCTGGCCCCATGACCAATTATCAGGTTTGTTCAAGACCTATtatttgttccaaattgCATCTTGGTTCCATCAAATCATTGTCTTAAATGTGGAAGAAAGACGTAAGGATTTTTGGCAAATGTTCGCTCATCATATTATTACTGTAGCATTGACTACTGGTtcatattattattatttcaCAAGAATCGGGAATGTCATTTTAATCTTAATGGATATAGTGGATGTGCTGTTGTCCTTTGCTAAGATGCTGAAATACTGCGGATACAGTACTTTATGTGATTATATGTTTGTTGTATTTCTATTTTGGTGGGTTATGTTAAGACACGTTGTTTACAATTATCTCACTTACCAGACTTGGCTAAGAGCTAAAAATTTAATGGCAGATGGCGAGTGTATTGCAGGTTTAGCACAGAAAAGATGTTGGACGCCGACTGTCGTTAACATTTTCCTTGCATTGCTCGGTGGTCTACAAGTCATCACTTGCATTTGGATGTATCTTATCCTGAAAGTTCTTGTGAAAGTTATCAAAGGTATAGGTGCCGAAGATGTTAGAAGTGATGAGGAAGACGAAAACAGTGATTGA
- the PAN3 gene encoding PAN-complex poly(A)-binding subunit PAN3 (similar to uniprot|P36102 Saccharomyces cerevisiae YKL025C PAN3 Essential subunit of the Pan2p-Pan3p poly(A)-ribonuclease complex which acts to control poly(A) tail length and regulate the stoichiometry and activity of postreplication repair complexes): MISSASGTNWNRPDSFKGTQCRNIIIHGYCKFENEGCQFNHGNSKETEGQTTDEVPTQRSMTPLNVKFNAKTSSSFTPGKSPAVRSPDFSSLPAFQPGAPVNDQPMLADGPQISGTMSPSLMNSNATAFAPSFNPYASESFTPSVSAGGIPSSQELAGTLHGSNPSIPSPVPSNPYVNSAGLPSGGMLGVGHPMQGLPPPPPPGALPVNPITQFPTVYPPTHSVLQYHLYAPDPPPHLKIPLKPNERTPETLFINNHLRDRLVKNNQTALQVFPRGSLPDIVGDYFGLVPMDFHNRTSDKKRYNGHKNSLYKVFSNLDGKIYFMRRIHDVKITDSAQVSKPFQTWSHLRSANITVLKDSFVTSAFNDSSLCMVFDYYPQSQSLYETYGLANSVNELNQEYLWAFLVQLTIALQEVHSNGLALNDLDWKKVIVTGEPGRIKVTDIGVYDTLNYHQEGRMLHTEQQQNYLSLAELLLNLVQRLCGASGPLDDVKSYHIDPLFKKCIQYLQDTSNNNKNIEDFTKLFSHKVLSVVNSLQYNSEYLEQQLSRELENARLFRLMCKLNAIYGRLESRIDINWAESGEKFPIILFFDYVFHQKDDTGKNVMDLTHVLRCLNKLDAGVSERLMLVTPDEMNCIIISYKELKDLIDSTFRALTQ, encoded by the coding sequence ATGATCAGTTCAGCATCAGGCACTAACTGGAACCGGCCTGATTCCTTCAAAGGAACCCAGTGTagaaatattatcattCATGGATATTGTAAGTTTGAAAACGAAGGATGCCAATTTAATCATGGAAACAGCAAAGAAACAGAGGGTCAAACAACGGACGAGGTCCCAACGCAGCGCTCAATGACTCCGCTTAACGTGAAGTTCAATGCTAAGACAAGTTCTAGTTTTACGCCAGGAAAATCTCCAGCTGTAAGGAGTCCAGACTTCTCTTCGCTTCCTGCATTTCAGCCAGGTGCACCAGTCAATGATCAACCAATGTTGGCAGATGGGCCACAGATCAGTGGAACGATGAGTCCTAGCCTTATGAACTCGAATGCAACGGCGTTTGCTCCGTCATTCAATCCGTATGCCTCAGAGAGTTTTACTCCATCAGTGTCAGCAGGTGGTATCCCTTCCTCACAGGAACTGGCAGGGACACTACATGGCTCCAACCCGTCTATCCCATCACCTGTGCCTTCGAATCCTTATGTGAATAGTGCGGGTTTGCCCTCAGGCGGCATGCTAGGAGTTGGTCATCCCATGCAAGGATTACctccaccaccaccacccGGTGCATTACCAGTAAATCCTATCACTCAGTTTCCAACAGTGTACCCACCAACACATTCTGTATTGCAATATCACTTATATGCTCCAGATCCACCACCACACCTGAAAATACCGCTTAAACCAAACGAGCGAACTCCCGAAACTTTGTTCATTAACAACCATTTGAGGGATAGATTAGTCAAAAACAATCAAACTGCGCTTCAGGTGTTCCCTAGAGGTTCCTTACCGGATATCGTTGGTGATTACTTTGGATTGGTCCCCATGGATTTCCATAATAGAACATCTGATAAGAAAAGGTACAATGGTCACAAGAATTCCTTGTACAAGgtgttttcaaatcttgACGGTAAGATTTATTTCATGCGCCGTATTCATGACGTCAAAATAACTGATTCTGCCCAAGTGTCTAAACCTTTCCAAACTTGGAGTCACCTGCGTTCGGCAAATATCActgttttgaaagattcGTTTGTAACGTCTGCGTTCAATGATAGCTCGTTGTGTATGGTGTTTGATTACTACCCTCAATCACAATCGTTGTACGAAACTTATGGGCTTGCCAATTCAGTTAACGAATTAAATCAAGAGTACTTATGGGCATTTTTGGTACAATTGACAATTGCACTTCAAGAAGTCCATTCTAATGGACTAGCTCTTAATGATTTAGACTGGAAAAAAGTTATCGTAACTGGTGAACCAGGTAGAATAAAAGTAACTGATATCGGTGTCTATGACACGCTAAATTACCATCAAGAGGGGAGAATGTTACATACAGAACAGCAACAGAATTACTTATCACTTGCCGAGTTATTATTAAACCTTGTTCAAAGGCTATGCGGTGCATCAGGCCCATTAGACGACGTAAAGTCCTACCACATAGATCCTTTATTCAAGAAATGTATTCAATACCTCCAGGATACAtcaaacaacaacaaaaatataGAGGACTTCACCAAACTTTTCAGCCATAAAGTTCTTTCAGTGGTAAATTCGTTACAATACAATAGCGAATACCTAGAGCAGCAACTTTCACGTGAATTAGAAAATGCAAGATTATTCCGTTTGATGTGCAAACTAAATGCAATTTACGGTAGGTTAGAATCACGTATCGACATTAATTGGGCAGAGTCTGGAGAAAAGTTTCCGATCATACTATTTTTCGACTATGTGTTTCACCAGAAAGATGACACTGGCAAAAATGTTATGGATTTGACACATGTCTTGAGATGTTTGAACAAACTAGATGCAGGCGTATCAGAAAGATTAATGCTTGTGACGCCAGACGAGATGAACTGCATCATAATAAGTTATAAAGAGCTAAAGGATTTGATCGATTCAACATTCAGAGCGCTAACACAATAA
- the SSN8 gene encoding cyclin-dependent protein serine/threonine kinase regulator SSN8 (similar to uniprot|P47821 Saccharomyces cerevisiae YNL025C SSN8 Component of RNA polymerase II holoenzyme involved in RNA pol II carboxy-terminal domain phosphorylation) produces the protein MSASYWDSSQRHKWKYTRESLAKEKQKLWLLECQLFPQGLNVTIHDSKANKQVTTNIPVTQRDLHYDRDYNLRIYCYFLIMKLGRRLNIRQCALVTAHVYLSRFLLRASVREVNLYLLITTCIYLACKVEECPQHIRTLVNEARSLWPEFIPPDVTKVTEFEFYLIEELQSYLIVHHPYRSLEQIEKALSSEKYNYKLSDDELQKIWSLINDSYTTDVHLLYSPHVIAISCLFAVSCIIHKPEDSTKRANINMFIAETQVNLEQVMFILQELISLYDHWDKYNELRIRALLHELYLRQQTPAIQ, from the coding sequence ATGAGCGCCTCATACTGGGATTCGAGTCAGAGGCACAAGTGGAAGTATACTAGGGAATCCTTGGCTAAGGAGAAGCAGAAACTCTGGCTGTTGGAATGCCAATTATTCCCACAAGGTTTGAATGTTACGATTCACGATTCGAAGGCGAACAAGCAGGTGACGACAAACATTCCGGTTACACAGCGAGATCTGCATTATGATCGAGACTACAATTTGAGGATATACTGCTATTTCCTTATAATGAAGTTGGGCAGGAGGCTCAATATACGGCAGTGTGCACTTGTTACAGCACATGTTTATTTGAGCCGATTTTTGCTTCGAGCTAGTGTCAGGGAAGTGAACCTGTATCTTTTAATCACCACCTGCATCTATTTGGCTTGCAAAGTGGAAGAATGTCCGCAGCATATAAGAACGCTAGTCAACGAGGCGAGGTCTCTATGGCCAGAGTTTATTCCACCGGATGTGACAAAAGTGACCGAGTTTGAGTTTTATTTAATCGAGGAATTGCAATCATATTTGATTGTACACCATCCGTACCGGTCTCTAGAACAGATCGAGAAGGCATTATCATCCGAAAAGTACAACTATAAACTCTCAGACGATGAGCTTCAGAAAATATGGTCGTTGATTAACGATAGTTATACGACCGATGTCCATTTACTCTATTCACCGCACGTGATCGCCATAAGTTGTCTATTTGCAGTGTCTTGCATCATTCACAAGCCAGAGGACAGTACAAAGCGTGCTAACATCAACATGTTCATCGCTGAAACTCAAGTTAATTTGGAACAAGTGATGTTTATCCTTCAAGAACTCATATCACTATACGACCATTGGGACAAATACAATGAACTGCGGATCAGAGCGCTCCTACACGAGTTATACCTCCGTCAACAAACACCAGCAATTCAGTGA